TTTTTATTAATATAAAATTCCAATAATAAAATAACTTCCTTTATAAATGTAAATTCATACTTTTCATCATCTATTATTCTTTTCAATTTCTCATCAAATAGACTTTTTAGTATTTCTTTTGCTAAAATTGATACTTTTTTATTTATTTCCTCAATGAAAAAATCTACATTTTTCCCTGTGTCTATACCCTCGTCCTTTATAATCTGGTACAAAAAATAGACTATTAGTAAATAATTTTTTCTCATATCCTCTGTTTTATCAAGATATCTTAATGTTTTTTCTAAAAGAGTGTACATACCTCTATTTTTCCCATTCTCTACTAATACTTGGTTTAAAACAGAAAATATATAAAGAGCCACATTTAATTTTTCAATATCTTTCTTTATGTTTTTATAGTTATCTATGCTAAAAAAATCTGACAATATTATATTTTCATTTTTCATATGAAATAAGAAATCTGTTTCAGATAGTATATCAACTGCTGTTTTGTCTCTTTTTTTACTTTTTCTAATTCCTTTGACAAAAACCGATACTTTTCCAAATTCTTCCATGAAAACAGTTATATATCTATCTGCTTCTTCAACATCTGTTTTTGAAATTACTATCCCTTTACTTCTTAAAAATAACATTTCTCCTCTGTTTTTCTTATTTTTTATTAAGCTCAAATAAGCTATTTTCTAAAGTCTTATTCACGACTAAATTACCTATGCTAACTTCTCCTACTTTTATATTATTCTCTTTTATTATTATAATTTTTGGAAATATATAGTCCTCTTGATTCAAATAATCAAGTATTTCAATTTCTATATTTTTATCTATTTGTAAAAGTAATCTTTTTTGATTTTGATAATCTTCTCTAAATTTTTTATCGTTTTTTTCAGCTACTATTATTTTGTTAATAGCACTAATAATTCTATTTTCCTCACTGTCTATGCTATTTTCTTTTATCTCATTAAAAATTGGAAGATATACTGACTTCTTATTCTTAGAATAATCATAAATATAGATTTCTCCTTTGTTCAAATCTGGATACAAAACTTCTTTCTTTATTTTATTAGGTAACTTAAAATCTATTGAATACTTAAGTTCTCTCTTTTTAGAGTTTACTGTTGTTATTTCATTAACACTAAATTTCAATGTCTTTATAGTAGATAAACTTTTGGTTGCCGAGAATACTAAAACTTGAAGTAAAAAATAAGTTAAAAGTATTATTTTCTTCATCTTAACCTCCTATTGAAGATTTTTTACACTATTTATTATCACCAGTTCTCTTAAATCTTTAGTTTTAAATCCTGGTTCCATTTTTATTGTCTTGTAAGCATAATTTTCTTT
Above is a window of Fusobacterium massiliense DNA encoding:
- the recO gene encoding DNA repair protein RecO — protein: MLFLRSKGIVISKTDVEEADRYITVFMEEFGKVSVFVKGIRKSKKRDKTAVDILSETDFLFHMKNENIILSDFFSIDNYKNIKKDIEKLNVALYIFSVLNQVLVENGKNRGMYTLLEKTLRYLDKTEDMRKNYLLIVYFLYQIIKDEGIDTGKNVDFFIEEINKKVSILAKEILKSLFDEKLKRIIDDEKYEFTFIKEVILLLEFYINKNLDIGINAEKMLWGAWIW